CAGGATAGAGAACCGCTGCTTTTAATCATATTTTTAAATTACTTCAGTTCACCTGTCAAGACCGGTTCTGTGTTTGTTCATCCTGCCCTGAGAATAGAGCCGGCGTCACCAGCAGCAGATGTTGTGTAGCTAATGATGGATGCAAGTGGTTTCAAGTGGCTTACAGGCGGCTGTCAAAGGAAACACTTGAGTAAATGAGGTATACACATTATACAGTATGAGACATTGTTCTGGTGGCTCTGTTATGGTAGtgcgttgttgtttttctgtctttctttgacAAGGTATAGGTTCATTCATCCTTCACTTTCATCCAGATGACAATGCCGCCAAACCACAGGACACGAGTGTCACTGAGCTGTTATATGAGCATAGAGCATGGAAATAATGTTAACAATACACCATGGCTATCTCCATCATCAGATCTAAATACAGTTTACCACTTATAAGAGATTTTGTTGTGATGCTTGAGATAAATTTCCATCTCCATTACCAAAACACCAAAGGAAGGAATATCTCAATGAAGAATGGTTAGAGTAGAGTTCAATACATTTGTATGCTAAGGCACACTGAAGGAGTTTGATGGCTCATGGCCCAATGACATAATAGACTGTTTTTAGTGCTCCCTTTATTATGTAgaagtttgggtttttttttatagaggCTTGAatgacaaacaacaaaaatattttctacCTCTCAGTTATGTAAAAGGGGTAAAAAGACTCAACCAACCAATGTTTTGTTTGAACATGTTTCTTGTGTTTACCTCTATCAGTCTGTGTAGTCATGAGCAGTTTAGGTCATTTATAATCTGGGTCACCTCAGATATTTGCCCTCAAGTCTGGATTCCCACAGTACTCTGGATGTAAAACTGTCAAAAAAAGAGGTGGCGGAAAGCAAAGTTGTCTTAGAACACGAACGCAACAATGAGCTTGCTGTTTTTTCAGTTGTCTGCGTCTCCTGTTAACATGTTTGTGCAGTGTGAACTACATGGATATTCAGGATGTGAAGGCAAACATGATACAAGTTGTAGTCAATACAACTTTACAACTTGCCTTTCCCCACAGGAGTATTGTGTAACATTTGGCTGTTCCTTTGTATGCAGGTTTGACAGTTTGGCATTAGTTCCTGCTTTGTAGTACAGCTGATTTTAACGAGAGCCTGACCGATACAATATTGATCCTTGTTATGATCAAAGCTAGGATCTACTGCATAAATCTTTTGTTGTAGCATAAAAGTCATTTTGGGGTAATGGTGACTCAGCTTAGGTATATATGCCAAATTGTGTCAACAAAAAGATACAATCAGTTGGCATTGCAATATAACATTCATGGTCATAAGCTATGGACTTTCATGCTTTGCTGGTGAGGACATTGGGCCAATATTGAATTTTGTCTGCAGTATACACTCATAGGGCACTGTATTAAGTCCACTTCTCTATTTGTGCTAACTGCTCATTCTTGACAGTGAATCATGCGATTAACAAAACTCATCCAGTCAGCTGCTGACCTGTGGGTGAAAACGCCTTGTCGATGGGAGGGATCAGAGGGGAATGGCAAGACTCGTTCTTTCAAGCTAACAGGCGGATCACGTATGCAAATAACAGCTTAGTTCAGCGGCgatgtgcagaagggcatcgcAGAACACACAACTCGTCAAGCACTGAAGCAGATGGGcgacagcagcagaagactgaaCCGGCTGCCACTCCTGTCAGTTGACAACAAGAAGATAAAGCTAAAGTGGGCACATGGTCACCAAAATTGGATGACTGAAGAGTGGAGAAATGCTGTGGGATCTCAGTTTCTGTTGTGACATGCTGATGGCAGAGACAGAATTTCGTGTAAACAGCATGAATCTAtggatccatcctgcctggtgtcaaCTAGTGGGGGTGTAATGGTGTGGGGAATGTTTACTTGGCCCACATTAGGCCCCATAGTAATAACAAATGAGCATTGTTTGGATGTGACACCATACCTGAACGCTGTTGACCGGGTGTGTCACTTTATGGCCACAGTCTACCCTTTTTCAAATGGATACTTTCAGCAATATAACGCGTCATCGTCTCAAGATGgttccaggaacatgacagtgactttagtTTACTCCCAATAGCACCTTTGGGACAACGTGGAACAAGGATGTTCGCAGCATGAATGTGCCACCACAACATCTGTAGGAACTGCGTGACACTATCGAATCAGCATGGACCAAGATCCCTGTGGAACATGTCTGGCATGTTGTTGAATCGGTGCTTCGaagaattcaggctgttctggaaaaaggggaaaaatgTGTCCTgttaggtgtacctaataaagtggtcACTGAGTGTACGTACATGTCTGGCCCTAATTTTATCTAAAGTCTAACATTTTCAGCTGTTGTAGAGCATTGTGGATTTTAAGATTCATGTCTCATGGTTGCCAGAGTAATATTTTAACTACAGTCATGCTCCCTAATACCATAGTTTTGTGTCACTCCATTCTTTGCGTATGAATCATTCCTTTCAATGAAACTGTCTCTCCAGTTCGTGTTTCATGTCAGGACTTGTACAGGCCTTCCACTATGCTTGATATTTACAGTTTATCATAACCTGTTGTCTCACTGCTGTGGCAATCCAAATAGTAGTAAtcactttttttctattttaatcttttaaatattttaatttaacGGTAGAAGCCATCATTTAACAAACTGTCATTCACAAAGACTGCCTGGCTTTGAAATTTCCTgcgtattttttattttataaatattATGTTGCACTGAAATGATCTTGTTGCAGTTCTTACACCTTTACAGTTTAGGTGAGTCAGATTCATGTTGTTATAGTAGCTGGTACGATCCTAAAGATGCTGCATGAATGCTGGTTACAGTAATCAGCTTTAAGATGATACAATTTTACTGACTGGGCAACCCAAAAAAAGATTAATTTAGCCTCCTCTGAACttcttttatacaacagttatcAGCATGTGTATTGGACAAAAATAATCTTCAAAGAGGTATATATTCAtaagaatgaaaaagaaaaagattgcTAAtgagctccctggttaccacaagagttggcatagcaaccagtAAAGCACGACCGGTGTGCTTAATGGGAATTAACAGCATGGCTGGAGCACATCTTTTCCCAGTCAGGCTGCATGGCTGAAAGTACTCGTTTAATCTATATTATAGCACCTTGCCAGGTGGATTCTGTTGATGCTGCTGTGTAAATGTCATGAGTTATTAATGTTACTTGCACATTATAGGCCaggcaaccccccccccccccccctttttctcttttcactgtATTGCTGCTCGTCTTACTTGCAGTTTGTCCTTCAGGGATGTGTTCCAGTCGGGGTCTCTGTGGGGGCGGTGATCGCCCTCCCAGCAGGTCCTCCAGCTCAGGGGGCACCAGCTCAGGCGCCCATTATGCCCTGTGCGCCCTGGCAGTCGGACTCATCGCCCTGGGTATTGTCATGATAGTGTGGACTGTGATACCGCTGGACGGAGAAGCTTCAGAGAACACAACTGCAGCAGGAAACTCCAGCATCGCGGTGCCAGGGAGCAATGAGGAAGACGACAGCGCAGACGGCATAAAGTCCTCATCATCTGTGGCCTTGGTGCTGGTCGGGGTCGGGACAGCCATGCTGCTCTTGGCCATTTGCCTAGGGGTGAGAAATAAGCGCAGAGCACAAGACAGAAGCAGACAGCCAGTGGCAGCGGGAGCCCCCTTCATGGATCATGTGGCTGGGGAGCAGGAAACGACGTGAGTGCTGACTTTCAAGTGACATCATGGTACATTGATGTACTTTGATGTTAAGAGCTTGTCAACTTTCAGTATTCTtatccaggtcttgaaaagttatGGAATTGGAACAAAATTCTACAAAAGTATGGGGAAAAGACTAGTACACATATGATTACATATTACATAGTTGTAGACCAAGTGTAATTTcacatatttatgaaatataaacatatttgtttttctgaagaataatcttcagttATACAATAATGTGGCCTGATGCGGTCATGCTGCCCAGACACTAATAGCCTGCATCATAGCAATCATAAAGCAAAATCATCAACTCCAGCTAAGAAAAGAAGGTCTGGAGACATTCTGgaatttctatttctattataGCAGTTCTAATACTGTTATGATTATTTACTCTTATTTATGGTTGTGAAGCTTGTTTTATTTGGTGCTCTCTCACCGAACGTCATCTCGTGTCCTTTTCCAGAGGTGAGGATCTACCGACATACACCGTACCCAGCTACGAGGAGGTCGTCGGCAGTGGCGATTACCCCGTCCGCCAGAGCAACCTGCGCCAAAGCACCTCCCAGCTGCCGTCCTACGAGGACATCATTGCTGCCGTGGAAAATGAGGGAGCAGAGCCCAGTAACAGCCCGGCGGAGGAAGCCCCGCCTAGtgaccccaccaccaccaccgctgcCACTCCCGCTCCCGCTGCCGCGCCGTCTGCTGCCGAGCCCCAGGCCGAGCCCCAGGCCGACCCTGGACCTGCAGCCAACCCCAACCCGCCCgcccgcagcagcagccgggcCAGCCGTATACTGCGGCCGCTCCGGGTGCGGAGGATCAAGTCAGACAAACTGCACCTGAAGGACTTCCGCCTCCACATCCGCAGCCCCACACAGAATCCAGTGACCATTGAACCAATTACTCCACCACCGCAGTATGACGATAAGATGCCTGAATTAGGATAGCGCCTCCCCCCTTATGTCTCAGAGTATGTTCCTGCGTGTGATTAATAAAAATTTCACTGGGTCAGATGGACTGACATTTCTGAAAACTCATTTTCAAGGTTGGTATTAACTAGGATAGCAGCATGGGTCTAGCTGTGAGTCCATCCTGGCACAGCGAAACACTCTGAAATTAGATTTTCTCAACCACATCCCCTGTTCTTTTTTGATGAAGCATATGGATTggcatatttattattattctgtttaCCCTCTGCATTACACTCTGTATAGATCTGTGTGACTTTATGATCAGCTGTCACACTTGGGATgatatatgttgtttttttacatcatGTCATAAGTCATGTCAAGCATGACAAGCCAAGATAGCACAGCCATTCGGTTTTATTTAGCAGCCAAATATAATGTATGCGATACTGTACAACTTCCCTAGCTACtctaaatatatatttttttcacctcACCAGAAAATGATTAATGTCATTATTAAAATTACTGTATGTTGATACTGATTGGTTGTGAATCCTGACAATATCTTTGATGCTGTGTGTGGTGATTCAAGGGAAAAAGGGATACCAATTACCTGGGAAACCTCTCAGTAGTATAAGCATCTAAGCAACAGATATACAacctttttatgttttatagcTCTGAAGATGCACTGAGGCCTAGGATTTATGAATTGTTAGAGCTGTTGGTTTGTAAATGTCTATCTGCTTTTtctatgttgttgtttttttatcttttaagaAGCTGTTTCCAGTTATCTTTATTGACGGATATTAACAGGCAATAAAAAATGGTGTCTGAATAATGTGTAATATGGATTGTCAAAAAGGGGAAATGCTGGGAAAAAATTATAATCTACCTAAATACACGCTATGGAATAATGACACTAGAGGTAAACCGTTGTGCATTCTGGTATTGGATGTGACATTAGGACTTAAATATACAATGTAATATGCAATGTGGTGTTTCTAGTAACATGCACCCTCAAAAGACGTATCATTGAATGTTTAATGACCTTATGCTGTAATATTTGTAAAATACTGGTGAATAAATATTGTTTTAGTATTTTAATTAGGATCATGTTGAGATCTATATTTTCGTTGCAAAATGTTGATGAAAATGAGTTCTGCTTGTAACTTTTATTTCTCCTTCTTGCCATCATCTTTATTTTAGCAACTTAAGAGACCGTTCATACTGAGTGAATGGGAAAACATGCTGAATACAAAGGAAACCACAAGCCTGCGTGTCAGTCATCTCTACTCAAAGCACTTGCTTTGACTCTAACCCACCAATAAAAAGTCATTGTTCCATTTCTGTTGATTGTTTTAATTGCATGCTGTTAGTTGATGCCAGtgtatttattttgaaagagataAATATTCTCTTGTATGTGCgattaataaaatgtaattgtagATGTTTGCTTTGTCATTGTTGTGTCTTGTGTCACTAGGGCAAACTAATATAACAGcctcttttcatctttctaCTTCTGCATCCCTGGTTGCCATCATCATTTGGTTTACCGTAATTAAATACTTTATTTTGAGGTGAAGCAGTTGTAGTTTTTGGTCGTCATCTCAACACTGATTCATTCATGTTCAGCACCCTCCAGTGGTGGATAAAAGCAACAGACCGTAGAGGAAATCCATAGCTCTCCAGTGATCTTTGCTCCTCTATTATTGTGTCTttgaacaaaacaataaaattaatTAGGCCTGAAGGCTGGACAGAATATAATGGTTAAGTGCAAAGTATAATTTCCTGTCTGAGGGAGATGTAAAAGTGCTTTATGCATGAGCTTGTGGTGGTGTTATGAATCTGGACTTAATATGAATACCTGGCCTGTTTATAAATTAAATGGCCGGCTTATGACTAGCTTATACCTGTATTATTTCTTATTAGCtgtaatattgaaaaaaaaaatgtaggctgCATTTGATGCTTTGAGattgatattttaataaaaattaTCTTGATATACTCAAATATCaagtctatttatctatctatatatctatctatctatctacattCACACAGCTTTAAAACGTGGTCAAAGTACATTTACaaatttcatttacaagaaggcTTGGTATTTGGGGGTTAAGGGATAGTACAATTCATAAGTTGGAGTTTTGGTTGTAGCTTATAGTAGGCTATTGTAACTTTTGGTAGGCCtattagtaaaaaaaacaaaagtgttttttccccctttatttatgtatgtatgtatgtatgtatgtatgtatgcatatatgtatgtatgtattaatgtatgtatgtatgtatttatttatttatttaatttagaaAACACTAATTTCAGGCTAACCTTCATCAACAAATAACCTACATACTCTAGGCTTAATTTTGCATGATCAAgagaaatgttttattaaagaaAGGCAAAAATGTATGCTGACACTATTATAAATCTGCACTGCTTGACATTTTGAAGTATTGAAGTTTATGTTAATACTGTTAATAAAATTTTACAGGAACATGTTTTGTGAGTAGATGTATTTATCCAGAATCAAGTATATTCTCTTAAACTCCACCCTTGCTCCCTGCTAGCCCATTTCATCTTGTTTCAGCtcagaaggatttttttttctttttgcagctGCCATGAAGCAGAGGGAGGAATGACTAGCTGAGGGAAGAGCCAGCCCGGGGAGTCAGTCACATTCCTGGCTGGGATTCAATGACTGAaccagacacaaacaaacagagagggcgagagagatagagggagggagagagagagagagagagagagagagagagagagagagagagagagagaggggggggggggggagagagagagagagagggagggagagagggagagagagagagactcacacatcgagagaggagggagacagacagtgagagtaCGCCAGACTGCGCAGACGAGGCATATTTCGGGCGCACATTAGGAGTGCGTAAAACCGCAGCAGAGCGCATTGAAACATAGTACCCAGTGGTTGTGCGTTGGATATTACTCGCCTACGAGTTTTGAGTCAAGGAGTTGTCGACTTTAATCGTGTCTGTTTACAAGAATAGTCTCCATGAATTCAACAGTGTTCAATTTTCTGAATGGACGCATTGGGAACCTTCTCCGGTGACATGGAAATGCGCTTCATTGGACGCTTTATTGGGTGTATTGCCGGATGCTGAGGACATCTGATAGGATAAGTCATTTTGAGCTCTCATTTTGAGTTTTGAACTCTCTTTTCTAACTGGTGAAAACATGGAGGGTACGAGCTTTCAGCCCCATCCCGGACTTCAACAAACTCTGAAGCAGTTTCATTTGAGTTCTATGCGCTCTCTCGGCGGACCGGCGGCGTTCTCCGCTCGGTGGCACCAGGATATCCTCTTCAATAAAGATGGAAAATCCGCAGAGATGATGCTCAACCTGCCCGCCCAGACACCCCCGGTAATGTCCGGTCCGCTTTTCATCCCATCCGACCGCTCCACGGAGAGGTGCGAGACGGTCCTGGAGCGGGAGCCCATCTCCTGCTTCGTGGTCGGCGGGGAGAAACGGCTCTGCCTGCCGCAGATCCTCAATAGCGTCCTGCGGGATTTCTCCCTTCAGCAGATCAACTCGGTGTGCGACGACCTGCACATTTACTGCTCCCGGTGCACGGCAGACCAGCTGGAGATCCTCAAAGTCGTGGGTATCCTGCCCTTCTCGGCTCCGTCCTGCGGGCTGATCACTCAGACGGATGCTGAGCGCCTCTGCAACGCTCTCATCTACGGTGGTACCTACCCTCCTCACTGCAACAAGGAGTTGGTAGGCTCCCTGGAGTTGGAGCGAACAGAGAAAAGCTTCAAAGTGTATCATGAATGTTTTGGCCGGTGTAAAGGTTTGTTTGTCCCAGAATTGTACACCAGCCCCAGTGCCGCCTGCATCCAGTGTATGGACTGCAGACTCATGTACCCGCCTCACAAGTTTGTGGTCCACAGTCACAAGAGACTTGAGAACCGGACAGTCCACTGGGGGTTCGACTCCGCTAACTGGCGGGCCTATGTGCTCTTGGACCCGGACTACAccgggaaggaggagaagagtcaCCTGGAGCAGCTTCTCAAAGAATTAAAAGGAAAATATGATCTGACGAAAAAGCTCTCCAGTAAATCGTGCAGAGTAAGTTTGTTCTATCTCACCCTACTACTAACCATCAGCCACTGCCTTTGAGAAATAGCACAGCAttttgtgtttgcttgtttttaacAGACAGATAATTTCTGCTAAAATTGTGTATCTCAAGTGGAAATTTCAAGAGCCCAACAGGCCTACTACATGATCAGACATTCATTTTTGGAAGGCCCTGGGCCTGGTGCTGAGCCAGTATGCTGGCCCCTCTCATTAGGCCTGTCATTGTCTACTTTGATTGATATAGTATGCATGATACacatgctgctttcttggccaggtctctctgAAACAAGATTCATAATTTCAATGGGATTTATATGGTAAAGtaaaggttaaattaaaattGTTCAATTTGTTATATATCTTCTAAGTGATGTCAGTCTTAATGGAGTGCAAAAACACCTCCACATCACCAACAGCACCCCCAACAGAATTATAATGCAAATCAAAAACTTGTGTCAGATCACATCTTTCTGTTCCGGATGACTGTCATATTCTGAGTCTGTTCCCTCCGCGCTCCAGCACTATGAAACACCTCATTAAGCCTCATTCACCTTGTTCATTTTTGAAAGGTAACGTCAAAAGCCTCTAACCATCAGCTAACACCCCTGAGCATCCCTcccatcctctttttttcctgtgaatCTAACTGGTCCAGAACCCCCCAGGGTTACCCAAGGGCATCTGCATTATGATAAATGGAGCCCCGATGATATATTTTATTagtgtgagagaagagagggggctGGGGAACCCATTATGGTGCCACAAGGTGGGATAGGGGATAAGAGTTTAATGAGGTTTGGGAtatggagatgtgtgtgtgaagaggggTTGTGACTGGTAAGAGTAGGATATGgtctgtatgtttttgtgtgtgtgtgtgtgcgtgtgcgtgtgcgtgcgtgtcgcCGTACAGGCTCCTTGCGTGGGTCAGAGATGTTTAGTATGGACAAAGGACCAGGAGACGAGGTGGCTGTTCCTTCATCACACAGCAGCTGTTGTGTGGGACTCTGCTAATGACTGGACATCTATGTATCACCATGGTGCTGCTCCAGTCTGAGCAGGAGCCAGGCGATGTCTCACAGGGAAACCTCAGTCTCTTTTGATACTCTCTTTAAAAAACAATGCtctgggaaaatgttttttggatgtttgatttattttgcttCTAGAAAATGTATGTGAAATAATGATAGGAGGACGGTTTATTATGGATGATGCTGTAGATATAAATGATCAAGTGATAGGGTCATTTTGTTGATTTAATCTTTTAAGTTTTTGGCCTCCTTTTAGAAATATTCAGGTTGAGATCCTGATTGTAGCAAATAATTGCACAATTCTCTCACTGGGTAGTTTTGAAAACAGTGCTTTCAAAGCATCTTTTCCCTATCAGTTCTAGGTAGAGTTGATTTATACGGTGTTTTGCTGAGAATTGGACATGGAAACCAGACAAAATCTTTGTAGCCTGAAGAAATATCTgtctgtgaaaaaaaatcttgcaCCTGTGGCTTATTTCTTGCGTCTTCCTGACTGCAGTCAGCAGGACTTGATGTATCATCTGTGTGTTGCATATTTTCCAAAATGGTGAGTCTTGTGCCGACAGTCTTTCAGTGTGTATGATATATACAGGGCTGAGCATCACGGAGGGAGTGGGCGgggggtgtgcgtgtgtgtgtgggggggtgtctGCTGTGGTTCACTGTCAGTCGTGTCCCAGTTAGCAGACAGGCCTGGTCCTCAGGGAGCCGCACACCAGCGCTCTCCCATACATCAGCCTGACAGGGCAAGCTGCTGAAAGGCCGGACAGGGCTGCTAGCAGACCATCCTTGGCTCAGCTTACCCATGAAACAAAAACTCAATGTTATCGGTCtgcctcagcctctctctgatGCCAGAGTGTTTTATTAATAAGAGAGAACCTCGAAGGTTACCTCCTGTATCATCTGTCTAGACTCCCACCTAATGTACATGGTGGTCTGTGCAGTTACAGGATTGCCAGTGATGTGCTTTGTTTTTTGGGTAACACTTTTTAAAGTTTGAAGTTTGCTGGAGAGATTTTGGGGCAATTTAGAATTACGTCTACTATGATCTGCCTAGTTAAACAAAATCATGCAAGTTGTTTTCTTACATTTTGCAGCCTGCTTACAAAAGCAGAAGCTGGATCAGAGGGGGAATGAGACCAGTGAACCATTGTCTCTGTTTTGCATCAAATCCAGCATTTGGTCATTTAGCTCTTGCCTAATGTGCAGATGAGGGCAGATTGCTGAGAGGAGGCTGCAGACTCTCATTCAGAAGATGCAGGGTGTGTGAGCCAGGCCTTGACATGTGTTGTCAAAGGGCCatgacccctgacctctcccCAAAGACACTGACCCAGCCTACCCCCATTCTTTTCACACCATCCAATCAAATGTCCTTGTGTCCAGTCCACTGGCCAGATGGCTGTCTGATAAAGGACAGAGGGATACACAGTGGATAGATAACAAACATTACTCT
This DNA window, taken from Centroberyx gerrardi isolate f3 chromosome 5, fCenGer3.hap1.cur.20231027, whole genome shotgun sequence, encodes the following:
- the tmem51b gene encoding transmembrane protein 51b gives rise to the protein MCSSRGLCGGGDRPPSRSSSSGGTSSGAHYALCALAVGLIALGIVMIVWTVIPLDGEASENTTAAGNSSIAVPGSNEEDDSADGIKSSSSVALVLVGVGTAMLLLAICLGVRNKRRAQDRSRQPVAAGAPFMDHVAGEQETTGEDLPTYTVPSYEEVVGSGDYPVRQSNLRQSTSQLPSYEDIIAAVENEGAEPSNSPAEEAPPSDPTTTTAATPAPAAAPSAAEPQAEPQADPGPAANPNPPARSSSRASRILRPLRVRRIKSDKLHLKDFRLHIRSPTQNPVTIEPITPPPQYDDKMPELG